In the Paenibacillus pabuli genome, one interval contains:
- a CDS encoding carbohydrate ABC transporter permease yields the protein MILNRFGDGIFKFFVYLILILVLLVTFLPFWNILVLSLNSAEDTVRGGVYLWPRVPTLDSYSQILKDSEILNGLWVTVKRTLIGAPLSVLVITMLAYPLSRRNLVGRKGWNLYFIFTMYFGGGLIPYYMVLKALNMIDTFSVFILPSLMNVFYMIIVRTFMEQLPHEIEESAKVDGANDLTIFFRIVMPLTTPVLATVGLFQAIGHWNSWFDSYAFTYSSDLKTLQAVLVKILSQFQTGGMVSQTQMLANSAKRNAVSSDTIRMAATMVATLPIILVYPFLQKYFVKGMTLGAVKS from the coding sequence ATGATATTGAACCGATTCGGTGATGGAATATTTAAATTTTTTGTATATCTCATTCTGATTCTGGTGTTACTGGTTACATTTCTGCCTTTTTGGAATATACTTGTCCTCTCCTTGAATAGCGCGGAGGATACGGTTCGGGGTGGGGTCTACTTGTGGCCACGCGTGCCAACCTTGGACAGCTACAGCCAGATTTTGAAAGACAGTGAGATTTTGAACGGGCTGTGGGTCACAGTCAAACGAACGCTGATTGGTGCGCCGCTTTCGGTGCTGGTTATCACGATGCTGGCTTATCCGCTGAGCAGGCGGAATTTGGTGGGGCGTAAGGGCTGGAATTTGTACTTCATATTCACCATGTATTTTGGCGGCGGATTAATTCCCTATTACATGGTGCTCAAAGCACTGAACATGATTGATACGTTCTCCGTCTTCATTCTGCCCAGTCTGATGAATGTGTTTTACATGATTATTGTACGAACGTTCATGGAGCAGCTTCCTCATGAGATTGAGGAATCAGCCAAGGTGGACGGAGCTAATGATCTTACGATTTTTTTCCGAATTGTCATGCCGCTGACCACACCTGTGCTTGCGACGGTTGGATTATTCCAGGCCATCGGACACTGGAACTCCTGGTTTGACTCTTATGCATTCACGTACAGCTCGGACTTAAAAACCTTGCAAGCCGTACTTGTCAAAATCCTGAGCCAGTTTCAGACCGGTGGGATGGTCTCGCAAACGCAAATGCTGGCCAACTCAGCCAAGCGGAATGCTGTGTCGAGTGACACCATACGAATGGCTGCAACGATGGTTGCAACGTTACCGATCATTCTCGTCTATCCGTTTTTGCAGAAGTATTTTGTCAAAGGCATGACGCTCGGTGCAGTAAAGAGTTAA
- a CDS encoding ABC transporter permease → MHKVSAIKTVRSNNLISRLKEQKWLFVLMLPAFIATLLFSYGPMFGLYMAFTNYQPGGESFFRQFFHAEFVGFRWFEYFFTTGDFYRVMRNTLATSLLTLLFGFPAPIILALVLNEARQGFFKRFVQTVSYLPHFISWVIAANIVITLLASDGMLNNILVLLGIVDDPIAFMQNGPLFWWIIALSNMWKEMGFSAIMYLAAISSINPELYEAARVDGASRFKQMWHITLPALRPTIVILAILAVGGILNAGFEQQYLLQNNTVLEYSEVIDIYAYKYGLQNSMFSYGAAVGMFKSVVAFILVVIVNRISRKVNDQALF, encoded by the coding sequence ATGCATAAGGTAAGCGCTATCAAAACAGTCAGGAGCAATAATCTGATCAGCAGACTTAAAGAACAAAAATGGTTATTCGTGCTTATGCTGCCTGCCTTCATTGCAACCTTGCTGTTTTCCTATGGTCCCATGTTCGGACTGTATATGGCATTTACGAATTATCAGCCGGGAGGGGAGTCTTTTTTTAGGCAGTTTTTTCATGCAGAGTTTGTAGGCTTCCGATGGTTCGAGTATTTCTTCACAACAGGTGATTTCTATCGGGTTATGCGCAATACACTCGCAACGAGCTTGCTCACACTGTTGTTCGGGTTTCCTGCGCCAATCATCCTTGCGCTTGTCCTGAATGAAGCCAGACAGGGATTTTTCAAACGCTTTGTACAGACGGTATCGTATTTGCCCCATTTTATCTCATGGGTTATTGCCGCCAATATTGTCATTACGCTGCTGGCTTCGGACGGTATGCTCAATAATATCCTGGTGCTGTTGGGAATTGTGGATGATCCGATTGCCTTTATGCAAAACGGACCTTTGTTCTGGTGGATCATTGCCCTGTCCAACATGTGGAAAGAGATGGGTTTCAGTGCAATTATGTATCTGGCCGCCATTTCCTCGATTAATCCTGAGCTCTATGAAGCCGCCAGGGTGGATGGTGCAAGCAGATTTAAGCAAATGTGGCATATTACCCTGCCGGCCTTGCGTCCAACCATTGTTATATTGGCTATTCTAGCGGTCGGCGGAATTCTGAACGCGGGCTTTGAACAGCAGTATCTCCTGCAAAACAACACCGTGCTTGAATATTCGGAAGTCATCGATATTTATGCCTACAAGTATGGCTTACAAAACAGCATGTTTTCATACGGAGCTGCCGTTGGGATGTTCAAATCCGTCGTTGCTTTCATACTCGTTGTCATTGTGAACCGGATCTCAAGAAAAGTGAATGATCAGGCGTTGTTCTAA
- a CDS encoding cache domain-containing sensor histidine kinase, which yields MRPFYKKYIYMPFVDLSFRSKLFLVFVLVTIIPMMLLVYFSFELTKSKLTEQLYINMMNSTAQIAKNLENKLDSYEHISASIYLDNRLANYLTTEYQDDPSYLDVYNYIGNRIDTIMAAYPDFDSAFIYSNNPSLPKDNYYIKPVTPEVQETELYQKLQQSYGNIIHLSSPQTENGPAMFTLARLLNNNSNQYPYGMLVFQISESVIYSLMEKEAGGKDIFIMNDKGVILSSADKKLINTRLPELLDQHFNDSLSGRFDTTYQGVKALAVYNTLKNGWKTVSIFPYESIIKDAKSLSQLIIKVSLAFIGVALLLIYITASLFSKRIRTLIRMIRRIERGDFTSTQEEQLGSDEIGQLHFAFQQMTTRLRSLITEVYQKELQSKEAELDLLQAQINPHFLYNTLGSISSLAIKHQDPQIQEMVLNLAKFYRISLNKGKSVLTINEELKLTQSYNAIQLIRFKGQLNFIYTIDQTILPYSTVKLALQPFVENAIIHAVWNQERPLNIHIKGVARNDLIILSVMDDGMGMSRETLLSLLEDKPGRGYGISNVDRRIKLKFGENYGVKVYSRLGAGTTVQIILPQKDHV from the coding sequence ATGCGTCCATTTTACAAAAAATATATTTACATGCCTTTTGTTGATTTAAGCTTCAGATCCAAGCTCTTTCTTGTTTTTGTCCTGGTCACCATTATTCCGATGATGCTGCTGGTTTATTTTTCGTTCGAACTTACCAAATCCAAGCTGACGGAACAGCTTTACATTAACATGATGAATTCAACCGCCCAGATTGCCAAAAACCTGGAGAACAAATTGGATAGCTATGAACATATTTCAGCCTCCATTTATTTGGATAATCGACTAGCCAATTACCTGACGACAGAGTATCAGGATGATCCTTCCTATCTGGATGTTTATAATTACATTGGCAATCGCATCGATACCATTATGGCTGCCTACCCTGATTTTGATAGCGCATTCATTTATTCCAACAACCCGTCTCTGCCCAAAGATAACTACTATATCAAGCCCGTTACACCTGAAGTTCAGGAAACCGAGCTGTACCAGAAGCTGCAGCAGTCGTACGGTAATATCATTCACCTCTCCTCCCCGCAAACGGAGAACGGTCCCGCCATGTTTACCCTTGCGAGGCTGCTTAACAATAACAGCAATCAATATCCGTACGGGATGCTGGTATTCCAAATTTCCGAGTCTGTCATCTATTCATTAATGGAAAAGGAAGCCGGAGGCAAAGACATCTTTATCATGAATGACAAAGGCGTCATTTTATCTTCTGCGGACAAAAAATTAATTAACACCCGGCTGCCGGAACTGCTTGATCAACACTTTAATGACTCTCTATCCGGCAGATTCGACACGACCTATCAGGGCGTCAAGGCACTTGCCGTTTATAACACGTTGAAAAATGGCTGGAAGACCGTCTCCATCTTCCCTTATGAAAGTATTATTAAAGATGCCAAATCACTGTCTCAGCTTATTATTAAAGTGTCACTTGCCTTTATTGGTGTGGCCCTGCTGCTGATTTATATTACGGCTTCTCTGTTCAGCAAACGCATCAGAACCTTAATTCGAATGATTCGCCGGATTGAACGCGGGGACTTTACTTCAACACAAGAGGAACAATTGGGCAGTGATGAGATTGGCCAGCTTCACTTCGCATTCCAGCAAATGACAACCCGGTTGAGAAGTCTCATCACGGAGGTATATCAGAAGGAGCTGCAGAGCAAGGAAGCCGAGCTCGATCTTCTGCAAGCCCAGATCAACCCCCATTTTCTGTATAACACACTGGGCTCGATCTCTTCTCTCGCGATTAAACATCAGGATCCGCAAATTCAGGAGATGGTGTTGAATCTCGCCAAGTTTTATCGGATATCCCTGAACAAAGGAAAAAGCGTTCTGACCATAAACGAGGAGTTAAAGCTAACCCAAAGCTACAATGCCATTCAGTTGATCCGCTTCAAGGGGCAGTTAAATTTTATCTATACCATTGATCAAACGATTTTACCCTACTCCACGGTTAAGCTTGCTCTGCAGCCATTTGTTGAGAATGCGATTATTCATGCCGTCTGGAATCAGGAAAGACCGCTCAATATTCATATCAAAGGGGTCGCCCGAAATGATTTGATTATTCTCTCTGTCATGGATGACGGTATGGGCATGTCCCGTGAAACCCTTCTATCTCTGCTTGAAGACAAACCAGGACGGGGGTATGGCATCTCCAACGTGGACCGGCGGATTAAGCTGAAGTTCGGCGAGAATTACGGTGTCAAGGTGTACAGCAGGTTGGGTGCGGGGACGACCGTGCAAATCATCCTTCCACAAAAAGACCATGTATAA
- a CDS encoding S-layer homology domain-containing protein, with product MFERVLQKSFVFLLVFCLMTGMGPTAGMVSASDPNSYEAEADGNTLIGNAIVSDSPSASGGKKVGGMYQGSSLQFNNVIVSESGNYKVVVYYISGDPRPFNISANGGAKQFEEPPKTADWDTVGTYDVTLPLNAGSNTILIDDNNWYSPDIDKIVIAGLDDHETEPGNPGEEEDLGTPGDTHQYGTISVTDYTYGFLVTNEHYEVTYNTQSGFVGYSWDDGQKLRGVYSSIKLGDESLVQSKDYENHTMAGAPLEWEDGFGKGIELSFIHTSVGKPTLKQVYRFYEDKTYFLTRLNAMGETEIQTNYMSPITVTNAGGVDIGDSADNRVLTVPFDNDAWIRYKSQTMNRTDTSYEMTAIFNNATRSGLVIGSVTHDTWKTGIDWQGSGNRIHELSVYGGAASEVTRDTQPHGSLTGTELSSPLIMVGGFSDYRAGLEEYGKANAVITPPLELNPELPQGVPFGWNSWGAYGSTLSYQNVVDVSNYFKNHLENFNNDGNVFINMDSYWDNLSDEELAQAVSVIKGNGQHAGIYWAPFVYWGNNMSQTVEGTNNQYTYGDIVLKDATGNPLPTLDGAYPLDVTHPGAKMRMDYFLDKFKNLGFTYIKLDFLTHGSLEGEHYDEEVTTGIQAYNEGMRYVEDRLDGKMFISASIAPIFPSQYAHSRRISCDSYGKINETEYMLNSLTYGFWQNGTIYSYTDPDHLVLGSASSLAEARSRVNSGVIAGTVMMASDNVNDSKAQEYMTALYNNTDVLNVARKGKVFKPLEGNTNANAADTFVLKDGDDYYLALFNYSATSSAERTIDLERAGLNAAQSYSLKDLWTGTVSSVSGSWLVTLEAAESRLVKLTELKETPGNPGNPGNPGVPGNPGSTSSNQGSTMPENNGGQEGVTTILSITADMLQTDQESGQAIVEIEPDTPEVQLSSAVVEQLGNYALVVKSSKLSLQIPAEVLQQLMDKLPERQREGSVVSLKMVSLGSEGDEIIAAAQNMSQAKVSLKGDIYEFSLSVQSKSGLNETLSKFDKPVVLRLHAMENFNSSLGGIYAIGDDGKLDFVRGGYAANMLTGEISHFSTYAVLELDRTFTDVPASHWAHPVIQELAAKLLVQGTRGDLFEPGRAVTRAEFTSMLVQSLELTEAGEVQFHDVVDDRWYALPISIAYKAGIVSGKSRDTFEPDMPITREEMAVMLIKGYSLGTEQGPIDSNNTTFADMNLVSPWAARSVTEAANQSLIQGDGYGKFEPKGNTSRAEAAQVIYNLILK from the coding sequence ATGTTTGAACGAGTCCTGCAAAAATCATTTGTGTTCCTCTTGGTCTTCTGTCTCATGACAGGTATGGGTCCAACAGCAGGCATGGTAAGTGCCAGTGATCCAAACAGCTATGAAGCCGAAGCGGATGGGAATACGCTGATTGGAAATGCGATTGTATCGGATAGCCCGTCTGCATCGGGGGGCAAGAAGGTCGGAGGTATGTACCAAGGCAGTTCGCTGCAATTTAATAACGTGATAGTAAGCGAATCGGGAAATTATAAAGTTGTCGTTTATTACATCTCGGGTGATCCCCGGCCGTTTAACATAAGTGCCAACGGGGGAGCGAAACAATTTGAAGAACCACCAAAGACTGCGGATTGGGATACCGTGGGCACATATGATGTTACGCTGCCCTTGAACGCAGGAAGCAACACGATCCTGATCGATGACAACAACTGGTATTCACCTGATATCGACAAGATTGTCATTGCCGGATTGGATGACCATGAGACGGAGCCCGGGAATCCAGGTGAAGAAGAAGACTTGGGCACACCAGGTGATACACATCAATATGGAACGATATCAGTGACGGATTATACGTACGGATTTCTCGTGACGAACGAACATTATGAGGTAACTTATAATACCCAGTCAGGGTTTGTTGGTTACAGCTGGGATGATGGGCAGAAGCTTCGGGGTGTCTATAGCAGCATTAAACTCGGTGATGAGTCACTCGTGCAGAGCAAAGATTATGAGAACCATACCATGGCTGGCGCACCGCTGGAATGGGAAGACGGATTCGGGAAAGGAATCGAGCTTTCATTTATCCATACTTCCGTTGGTAAACCGACGTTGAAGCAGGTTTATCGTTTTTATGAAGATAAAACGTATTTTCTGACTCGTTTGAATGCAATGGGTGAAACGGAGATCCAGACGAACTACATGTCCCCGATTACGGTGACTAATGCAGGTGGAGTGGACATCGGTGATAGTGCAGACAATCGTGTGCTCACCGTACCTTTTGACAATGATGCCTGGATCCGGTATAAATCCCAAACGATGAACCGGACAGATACAAGTTATGAAATGACCGCCATCTTCAATAACGCAACACGGAGTGGGTTGGTGATTGGTTCGGTAACACATGATACTTGGAAAACAGGTATTGATTGGCAAGGATCTGGCAACCGAATTCATGAACTTTCCGTATATGGCGGAGCAGCCAGTGAAGTAACAAGAGATACCCAGCCACATGGCAGTCTGACGGGAACGGAGCTGTCCTCGCCGTTGATTATGGTGGGAGGGTTCAGTGATTACCGGGCAGGTCTTGAAGAATACGGTAAAGCCAATGCAGTGATTACGCCGCCGCTGGAATTGAATCCGGAACTTCCCCAAGGCGTTCCCTTTGGCTGGAATAGCTGGGGAGCGTATGGCAGCACACTGTCTTATCAGAACGTAGTGGATGTCTCCAACTATTTTAAGAATCACTTAGAGAACTTTAATAACGATGGCAATGTGTTTATTAACATGGATTCCTACTGGGATAATCTGAGCGATGAAGAGCTCGCACAGGCTGTATCCGTAATTAAGGGCAATGGTCAGCATGCGGGTATCTATTGGGCACCGTTTGTGTATTGGGGAAACAATATGAGCCAGACGGTGGAAGGCACCAATAATCAATATACGTATGGCGATATCGTTCTTAAGGACGCTACAGGCAATCCGCTGCCTACCCTGGACGGTGCCTATCCACTGGATGTGACCCATCCAGGAGCCAAGATGCGAATGGATTATTTTCTGGATAAGTTCAAGAATCTAGGTTTCACTTACATCAAACTGGATTTTCTGACCCATGGTTCTCTGGAAGGGGAACATTACGACGAGGAAGTAACCACTGGCATTCAGGCCTACAATGAAGGCATGCGTTATGTCGAAGACCGGTTGGACGGAAAGATGTTCATTAGTGCATCCATTGCACCCATCTTTCCAAGCCAATATGCGCACAGCAGACGCATCTCCTGTGATTCCTACGGAAAAATTAATGAGACAGAATACATGTTAAATTCACTAACCTACGGCTTCTGGCAAAATGGGACCATATATTCCTACACAGACCCTGACCATCTGGTCCTAGGCAGTGCTTCTAGTCTGGCCGAAGCCCGCAGCCGGGTGAATTCGGGTGTTATTGCGGGAACGGTCATGATGGCTTCGGATAATGTGAACGATTCCAAGGCTCAGGAATACATGACTGCACTGTATAACAACACGGACGTTCTGAATGTTGCAAGGAAAGGAAAAGTATTCAAGCCTCTTGAAGGAAACACAAACGCGAATGCTGCGGATACGTTTGTGTTGAAGGATGGGGATGATTATTACCTTGCCCTATTTAACTACAGTGCGACCAGTTCCGCTGAGCGGACGATCGACTTGGAGCGTGCCGGATTGAATGCTGCCCAATCTTATTCGCTAAAAGACCTCTGGACAGGTACAGTTTCGTCCGTCTCGGGTTCATGGTTGGTTACGCTGGAAGCAGCTGAATCAAGATTGGTGAAATTGACGGAACTGAAGGAGACTCCCGGAAATCCGGGGAATCCAGGGAACCCTGGGGTTCCAGGAAACCCGGGAAGCACTAGCAGTAATCAAGGCAGCACCATGCCTGAGAACAACGGGGGTCAAGAAGGTGTCACTACAATCCTGTCCATCACAGCAGATATGCTGCAAACGGACCAAGAGTCAGGTCAAGCCATCGTGGAAATCGAGCCTGACACTCCGGAAGTGCAGTTGTCCTCAGCTGTTGTCGAGCAGCTTGGAAACTACGCACTGGTAGTGAAATCGAGCAAGCTAAGCCTCCAAATTCCTGCAGAGGTGCTTCAGCAGCTTATGGATAAGCTGCCAGAAAGGCAGCGCGAAGGAAGCGTCGTTTCTCTCAAGATGGTATCGCTTGGCAGTGAAGGTGACGAGATCATTGCCGCAGCGCAAAACATGTCACAAGCCAAGGTATCATTGAAGGGTGATATCTACGAATTCAGTCTGTCCGTTCAGAGCAAATCGGGTTTAAACGAAACACTTTCCAAATTTGATAAGCCCGTCGTGTTGAGACTGCATGCGATGGAAAATTTCAATTCTTCACTGGGAGGCATTTATGCGATTGGGGATGACGGTAAGCTTGATTTTGTTCGAGGTGGATATGCAGCGAATATGCTGACAGGAGAAATTAGCCATTTCAGTACGTACGCTGTATTGGAGCTGGATCGCACCTTTACTGATGTTCCAGCCTCCCACTGGGCGCATCCTGTCATCCAGGAATTGGCGGCTAAGCTGCTTGTTCAGGGTACACGCGGAGATCTATTTGAACCAGGGCGTGCGGTCACGCGAGCTGAATTCACTTCAATGCTTGTGCAATCACTGGAGTTGACTGAAGCCGGTGAAGTGCAATTTCATGATGTAGTGGATGATCGCTGGTATGCTTTGCCCATCTCCATTGCGTATAAGGCAGGAATTGTGAGCGGCAAAAGTCGGGATACATTTGAACCAGATATGCCGATTACCCGCGAAGAAATGGCAGTCATGCTGATAAAGGGTTATTCCTTGGGAACGGAGCAGGGGCCAATTGATTCGAATAACACAACATTTGCCGATATGAATCTGGTTTCACCCTGGGCAGCTCGTTCAGTAACTGAAGCAGCCAATCAGAGCCTGATTCAAGGAGACGGGTATGGAAAGTTTGAGCCCAAAGGGAACACGTCCCGGGCGGAAGCTGCACAGGTCATCTATAATTTGATTTTGAAGTAA
- a CDS encoding response regulator, translating into MYSIFLVDDEELGLGMMRDYIRWEEMGIYIIGTASNGREALEKIEATQPDIVLTDVQMPIMNGIDLARKIHELYDSIQVMFLTGHDEFHYVKSALHVGAVGYLLKPLDLNEIESVISKVKQRCEEVAIKKRSTEAAKSTILKELSYEKDTARAAELASDFCRLTRLPGTSRYALALFSIDPIEAEGEQQSLEECTTRLVSYLNYYFQAKNSNVIFVDYKEGETGLFMEADQQPGYYAWEDLAVAMRSALDFTVTAAVGGEETALSNIHCLYEQMRVILNERFYEGTGTMIHAEAVSNQLFSEQMPPFEKKEWFEAIHQLDFEWAAQKLHQYIEALAAMRIKKKMICDWSIDLVDELLEQVQESFSKGVQRAELYHSIYNALTLHEIECLILDAAGNAVNLLGERFMDKNEKLIHKVRTLIDQNYNHPVTINSLSEQVYLSPNYLRSIFKDKTGMTIHDYLTRIRLGKAREMLADGSLKIHDIAQRVGYESTSYFISLFLKNEGVTPNEYRKTI; encoded by the coding sequence ATGTACAGTATTTTTCTCGTAGACGACGAAGAACTGGGGCTTGGAATGATGAGAGATTATATTCGCTGGGAAGAGATGGGGATCTACATTATTGGAACGGCGAGCAACGGCAGAGAGGCCTTGGAGAAGATCGAGGCCACTCAGCCTGATATAGTACTTACCGATGTTCAGATGCCCATAATGAACGGGATTGACCTGGCTCGAAAAATACATGAGTTGTATGATTCCATTCAAGTGATGTTCCTGACGGGACATGATGAATTCCATTATGTGAAATCTGCCCTTCATGTAGGTGCGGTTGGCTATTTGCTCAAACCACTTGATTTGAATGAAATTGAAAGCGTTATTTCGAAGGTGAAACAGCGATGTGAAGAAGTTGCAATTAAAAAGCGTTCCACCGAGGCGGCCAAATCCACGATTCTGAAGGAGCTGTCTTACGAAAAAGATACCGCTCGTGCTGCGGAGCTGGCATCCGATTTTTGCCGATTGACCCGTCTGCCCGGAACATCGCGGTATGCCCTAGCCTTGTTCAGTATCGACCCCATTGAAGCAGAGGGAGAGCAGCAGAGTCTGGAAGAATGCACCACCCGGCTGGTGTCTTATCTGAATTACTATTTTCAAGCGAAGAACTCGAACGTTATCTTTGTCGATTACAAGGAAGGCGAGACAGGACTATTCATGGAAGCGGATCAACAGCCAGGATATTACGCCTGGGAGGACTTAGCAGTTGCTATGCGAAGTGCACTCGATTTCACGGTGACTGCTGCAGTAGGCGGCGAAGAAACGGCATTGTCCAACATCCACTGCTTATATGAGCAAATGCGTGTGATATTGAACGAACGCTTTTATGAAGGTACCGGAACGATGATCCATGCAGAAGCTGTATCGAATCAATTGTTCAGCGAACAAATGCCTCCTTTTGAGAAAAAAGAATGGTTTGAAGCCATACATCAACTGGATTTTGAGTGGGCGGCACAGAAGCTGCATCAATATATTGAAGCCTTGGCTGCCATGCGAATCAAGAAGAAGATGATATGTGACTGGTCCATCGATCTTGTCGATGAACTACTGGAGCAGGTGCAGGAGTCCTTTTCGAAAGGGGTTCAACGAGCAGAGCTATATCACTCCATTTATAATGCATTGACACTGCATGAGATAGAGTGCCTGATCCTGGATGCAGCCGGTAATGCCGTGAATCTGCTGGGTGAGCGATTTATGGACAAAAATGAGAAACTGATTCATAAGGTGCGAACCCTCATCGATCAAAATTACAATCATCCTGTTACGATTAACAGCCTGTCTGAGCAGGTTTATTTGTCGCCGAACTATTTGCGGTCCATTTTCAAGGATAAGACAGGTATGACCATCCATGATTATTTGACACGTATCCGGCTTGGCAAAGCAAGGGAGATGCTGGCGGATGGCTCGCTCAAGATTCATGATATTGCTCAGAGAGTAGGTTACGAGAGCACGTCCTATTTCATTTCCCTTTTCCTCAAGAATGAGGGAGTTACGCCGAACGAGTACAGGAAAACAATCTGA